One genomic window of Streptomyces sp. NBC_01276 includes the following:
- the pulA gene encoding pullulanase-type alpha-1,6-glucosidase — protein sequence MIRPAAGALAAALAVTLLPALPATAVAADRAPAPPPDAKLAAEPARHDLTREQFYFVLPDRFANGDPRNDRGGLTGSRSQTGLDPTDKGFYQGGDLKGLTDRLDYIKGLGTTAIWMAPIFKNQPVQGTGKDESAGYHGYWITDFTQVDPHFGTNADLTRLIDTAHRKGMKVFFDVITNHTADVVDYREGSHDYLSKGAFPYLTKDGVPFDDSTASAAGGAGKDFPKTGPGTFPRTPFGPEAKKNLKVPAWLNDPAMYHNRGDSTFAGESSEQGDFSGLDDLWTERPEVVSGMEKIYEKWVQDFAVDGFRIDTVKHVDTPFWTQWATALDAYAARHGRKNFFMFGEVYSADTAVTSPYVTRGRLDATLDFPLQDAIRAYASQGAAAPRLGSVLADDYRYTTDKANAYEQVTFLGNHDMGRFGTFLKQDRPGAGEQELLDRYRLANELMFLSRGNPVVYSGDEQGFTGSGGDKDARQPLFATRIADYLDDDQLGTARTHASDAYDPGHPLYRQISALSKLTKDHPALRDGVQSERLSDGSVYAFARTDTRSRTEYLVAANNGAEARTVELDAPAGAEYRTLYGGTALIRASAAGKLTVTVPALGSVVLQGAAPLAPPATKPALTLKAPAAGAAGTVELSADVTGGGLNRVVFAAQTGTGPWQVLGSADHAPYKVTQHITAPVGTALRYKAVVVDASGRTASALAGSVSGQVPPAPVPTATQRDYAVVHYNRPDGDYTNWRLYAWGDLADGEATTWPEGHAFTGRDAYGAFAYVRLKPGASSVGYLVIDKDGTKDVAADRTVDLTKTGEIWLEQGKEAVRTDRPAYPPQDRTKAVLHYQRPDGAYDGWGLHVWTGAATPTDWSKPLLPTRTDSYGAVYEVPLAPGATSLSYILHKGDEKDLPTDQSLDLKATGHEVWMLGGRAPYLLPQPAGSAAALDLTKAEAVWIDRDTLAWNAPAAAASTQLLASPQGRITTDGGVLHEGGAAWLRLTRTELTPAQKQKVPHLAPYTAFTVDPRDRGRVREALRGQLVASARAANGAVLAATGVQLAGVLDDLYSTDAPLGPVFKDGRPTLSVWAPTARQVSLELDGRTVPMRRDDTTGVWSVRGERSWTGKPYRYAVTVWAPSTRQIVRNLVTDPYSTALTTDSTYSLAVDLADPKLAPPGWRDLRKPAPVPFNSAQIQELHIRDFSIADATSKHPGQYLAFTDTDSAGMRHLRELAASGTSYVHLLPAFDFGTVPEDPKDRTAPACDLKVYAPDSESQQACVAAAAAKDGFNWGYDPLHYTVPEGSYASDPNGTARTVEFRRMVQALGGAGLRTVMDVVYNHTVASGQSDKSVLDRIVPGYYQRLLADGSVASSTCCSNTAPENAMMGRLVVDSVVTWAKEYKVDGFRFDLMGHHPKANILAVRKALDELTPAKDGVDGKKIVLYGEGWNFGEVADDARFVQATQKNMAGTGIATFSDRARDAVRGGGPFDEDPRVQGFASGLFTAPNGSPANGTPAEQRARLLHDQDLIKIGLSGNLAPYVFTDSAGRRVKGSDVDYNGAPAGYAAAPGDALAYVDAHDNESLFDALAYKLPAGTSTADRARAQVLAMATAALSQGPALSQAGSDLLRSKSLDRNSFDSGDWFNAIHWDCRAGNGFGRGLPPAADNRAKWPYAKPLLTAAVPGCADTDGASAAYRDLLRVRTTEPAFALTTAAAVQERLGFPLSGPEETPGVITMTLGDLVVVFNATPDEQTQRVPALAGTRYALHPLQAGGSDPVVKRSGYDAGTGAFTAPARTVAVFKRA from the coding sequence TTGATACGCCCCGCCGCAGGAGCGCTCGCCGCCGCGCTGGCCGTGACGCTCCTGCCCGCCCTCCCCGCGACGGCGGTCGCCGCCGACCGGGCGCCGGCCCCGCCCCCGGACGCGAAACTGGCCGCCGAGCCGGCCCGGCACGACCTCACCCGCGAGCAGTTCTACTTCGTGCTCCCGGACCGCTTCGCGAACGGCGACCCGCGCAACGACCGGGGCGGCCTGACCGGCAGCCGTTCACAGACCGGCCTGGACCCCACGGACAAGGGCTTCTACCAGGGCGGGGACCTCAAGGGACTCACCGACCGGCTCGACTACATCAAGGGGCTCGGCACCACCGCGATCTGGATGGCGCCGATCTTCAAGAACCAGCCCGTCCAGGGCACCGGCAAGGACGAGTCCGCCGGCTACCACGGCTACTGGATCACAGACTTCACCCAGGTCGACCCGCACTTCGGCACCAACGCCGATCTGACGCGGCTCATCGACACGGCGCACCGCAAGGGGATGAAGGTCTTCTTCGACGTCATCACCAACCACACCGCCGACGTCGTCGACTACCGGGAGGGCTCCCACGACTACCTGTCGAAGGGGGCCTTCCCGTACCTGACGAAGGACGGGGTGCCCTTCGACGACTCCACCGCGTCCGCCGCGGGAGGGGCCGGAAAGGACTTCCCCAAGACCGGCCCCGGCACCTTCCCCCGCACCCCCTTCGGGCCCGAGGCGAAGAAGAACCTCAAGGTGCCCGCCTGGCTCAACGACCCGGCGATGTACCACAACCGGGGCGACTCCACCTTCGCCGGGGAATCCTCCGAACAGGGCGACTTCTCCGGTCTCGACGACCTGTGGACCGAGCGCCCCGAGGTCGTCAGCGGGATGGAGAAGATCTACGAGAAGTGGGTCCAGGACTTCGCCGTCGACGGCTTCCGCATCGACACCGTCAAGCACGTCGACACCCCCTTCTGGACGCAGTGGGCCACCGCCCTCGACGCGTACGCCGCCCGGCACGGCCGGAAGAACTTCTTCATGTTCGGCGAGGTCTACTCCGCCGACACCGCCGTCACCTCCCCGTACGTGACGCGGGGGCGCCTCGACGCCACGCTCGACTTCCCGCTCCAGGACGCGATCCGCGCGTACGCCTCCCAGGGCGCGGCGGCCCCCCGGCTGGGCTCCGTACTGGCCGACGACTACCGGTACACCACGGACAAGGCGAACGCGTACGAGCAGGTCACCTTCCTCGGCAACCACGACATGGGCCGCTTCGGGACCTTCCTGAAGCAGGACCGGCCGGGGGCCGGGGAGCAGGAACTGCTGGACCGCTACCGGCTCGCCAACGAGCTGATGTTCCTCTCCCGGGGCAATCCGGTGGTCTACTCCGGAGACGAGCAGGGCTTCACCGGCTCCGGCGGTGACAAGGACGCCCGCCAGCCGCTGTTCGCCACCCGCATCGCCGACTACCTCGACGACGACCAGCTCGGGACGGCGCGCACCCACGCGAGCGACGCCTACGATCCGGGACACCCGCTCTACCGGCAGATCAGCGCTCTCTCGAAGCTGACGAAGGACCACCCGGCCCTGCGGGACGGCGTCCAGAGCGAACGCCTCTCCGACGGTTCCGTCTACGCCTTCGCCCGCACCGACACCCGCAGCCGTACCGAGTACCTGGTCGCCGCCAACAACGGCGCCGAGGCCCGGACCGTCGAGCTCGACGCCCCGGCCGGGGCCGAGTACCGCACCCTGTACGGCGGCACCGCCCTGATCCGCGCCTCCGCGGCCGGCAAGCTCACCGTCACCGTCCCCGCCCTCGGCTCGGTGGTCCTCCAGGGCGCCGCCCCCCTCGCGCCCCCCGCCACCAAGCCCGCGCTGACCCTCAAGGCCCCGGCCGCCGGCGCCGCAGGCACCGTCGAACTGTCCGCCGACGTCACCGGCGGCGGCCTGAACCGCGTCGTCTTCGCGGCCCAGACCGGCACCGGCCCCTGGCAGGTCCTCGGCTCCGCCGACCACGCCCCGTACAAGGTCACCCAGCACATCACGGCCCCGGTGGGTACCGCCCTGCGCTACAAGGCCGTCGTGGTCGACGCCTCCGGCCGCACCGCGAGCGCCCTCGCCGGATCCGTCTCCGGCCAGGTCCCGCCCGCCCCGGTCCCCACCGCCACCCAGCGTGACTACGCCGTCGTCCACTACAACCGCCCCGACGGCGACTACACGAACTGGCGGCTCTACGCGTGGGGCGACCTCGCCGACGGCGAGGCCACGACCTGGCCCGAAGGCCACGCCTTCACCGGCCGCGACGCCTACGGCGCCTTCGCGTACGTCCGGCTCAAGCCCGGCGCCTCCTCCGTCGGCTACCTCGTCATCGACAAGGACGGCACCAAGGACGTCGCCGCCGACCGGACGGTCGACCTGACCAAGACCGGGGAGATCTGGCTCGAACAGGGCAAGGAAGCCGTCCGCACCGACCGCCCCGCCTACCCGCCGCAGGACCGGACCAAGGCCGTCCTGCACTACCAGCGCCCCGACGGCGCATACGACGGCTGGGGCCTGCACGTGTGGACCGGCGCCGCCACCCCCACCGACTGGTCCAAGCCGCTGCTCCCCACCCGCACCGACTCCTACGGCGCCGTCTACGAGGTCCCCCTCGCCCCCGGCGCCACCAGCCTGAGCTACATCCTCCACAAGGGCGACGAGAAGGACCTCCCCACCGACCAGTCCCTCGACCTCAAGGCCACCGGCCACGAGGTGTGGATGCTGGGCGGCCGCGCCCCCTACCTGCTCCCGCAGCCCGCCGGATCGGCCGCCGCCCTCGACCTCACCAAGGCCGAAGCCGTCTGGATCGACCGCGACACCCTCGCCTGGAACGCCCCCGCGGCCGCCGCCTCCACCCAGCTCCTCGCCTCCCCGCAGGGCCGGATCACCACGGACGGCGGCGTCCTCCACGAGGGCGGCGCCGCATGGCTGCGGCTGACCCGGACCGAGCTCACCCCCGCCCAGAAGCAGAAGGTCCCGCACCTCGCCCCGTACACCGCCTTCACCGTCGACCCCCGCGACCGCGGCCGGGTCCGCGAAGCCCTGCGCGGACAGCTCGTCGCGAGCGCCCGCGCCGCGAACGGAGCCGTCCTCGCCGCCACCGGCGTCCAGCTCGCCGGCGTGCTCGACGACCTCTACAGCACCGACGCCCCCCTCGGCCCCGTCTTCAAGGACGGCCGCCCCACCCTCTCCGTCTGGGCCCCCACCGCCCGGCAGGTCTCCCTCGAACTCGACGGCCGCACCGTCCCCATGCGCCGCGACGACACCACCGGTGTCTGGTCGGTGCGCGGCGAACGCTCCTGGACCGGCAAGCCCTACCGCTACGCCGTCACCGTCTGGGCGCCCAGCACCCGCCAGATCGTGCGCAACCTGGTCACCGACCCCTACTCCACCGCCCTGACCACCGACTCCACGTACAGCCTGGCCGTCGACCTGGCCGACCCGAAGCTCGCCCCGCCCGGCTGGCGCGATCTGCGCAAGCCCGCACCGGTGCCCTTCAACAGCGCGCAGATCCAGGAGCTCCACATCCGCGACTTCTCCATCGCGGACGCCACCAGCAAGCACCCCGGCCAGTACCTGGCCTTCACCGACACCGACTCCGCCGGCATGCGCCACCTGCGCGAACTGGCCGCCTCCGGCACCTCGTACGTCCACCTGCTGCCGGCGTTCGACTTCGGCACCGTCCCCGAGGACCCCAAGGACCGCACCGCACCCGCGTGCGACCTGAAGGTCTACGCCCCCGACTCCGAGTCCCAGCAGGCCTGCGTGGCCGCCGCCGCCGCGAAGGACGGCTTCAACTGGGGCTACGACCCGCTGCACTACACCGTCCCCGAGGGCTCGTACGCGAGCGATCCCAACGGCACCGCCCGCACCGTCGAGTTCCGCAGGATGGTCCAGGCCCTGGGCGGGGCGGGTCTGCGCACCGTGATGGACGTGGTCTACAACCACACCGTCGCCTCCGGGCAGTCAGACAAGTCCGTGCTCGACCGCATCGTGCCCGGCTACTACCAGCGCTTGCTCGCCGACGGCAGCGTCGCCAGCTCCACCTGCTGCTCCAACACCGCCCCCGAGAACGCCATGATGGGCCGCCTCGTCGTCGACTCCGTCGTCACCTGGGCCAAGGAGTACAAGGTCGACGGCTTCCGCTTCGACCTGATGGGCCACCACCCGAAGGCGAACATCCTGGCCGTCCGCAAGGCCCTCGACGAGCTCACCCCCGCCAAGGACGGGGTCGACGGGAAGAAGATCGTCCTCTACGGGGAGGGCTGGAACTTCGGAGAGGTCGCCGACGACGCCCGCTTCGTCCAGGCCACCCAGAAGAACATGGCCGGCACCGGCATCGCCACCTTCTCCGACCGCGCCCGCGACGCCGTGCGCGGCGGCGGCCCCTTCGACGAGGACCCGCGCGTCCAGGGCTTCGCGTCCGGACTGTTCACCGCCCCCAACGGGTCCCCGGCGAACGGCACCCCGGCCGAACAGCGCGCCCGCCTCCTGCACGACCAGGACCTGATCAAGATCGGGCTCTCCGGCAACCTGGCTCCGTACGTCTTCACGGACTCCGCCGGCCGCCGCGTCAAGGGCTCCGACGTGGACTACAACGGCGCCCCCGCCGGCTACGCGGCCGCCCCCGGCGACGCCCTCGCCTACGTGGACGCCCACGACAACGAATCCCTCTTCGACGCGCTGGCCTACAAGCTCCCGGCGGGGACGTCCACCGCCGACCGGGCCCGCGCACAGGTCCTCGCCATGGCCACGGCCGCCCTCTCCCAGGGCCCGGCGCTCTCCCAGGCCGGCAGCGACCTGCTCCGCTCGAAGTCCCTGGACCGCAACTCCTTCGACAGCGGAGACTGGTTCAACGCCATCCACTGGGACTGCCGCGCCGGCAACGGCTTCGGCCGCGGCCTGCCGCCCGCCGCCGACAACCGCGCCAAGTGGCCCTACGCGAAACCCCTGCTCACCGCGGCCGTCCCCGGCTGCGCCGACACCGACGGGGCCTCGGCCGCCTACCGCGACCTGCTGCGCGTACGGACGACGGAACCGGCCTTCGCCCTGACCACGGCCGCCGCCGTCCAGGAGCGGCTGGGCTTCCCGCTGTCGGGCCCCGAGGAGACCCCGGGCGTGATCACGATGACCCTCGGCGACCTCGTCGTGGTCTTCAACGCCACCCCGGACGAGCAGACCCAGCGCGTCCCGGCCCTCGCCGGGACCCGCTACGCGCTGCACCCGCTCCAGGCGGGCGGCTCGGACCCGGTGGTGAAGCGTTCCGGGTACGACGCGGGGACGGGAGCGTTCACCGCCCCGGCGCGTACGGTCGCCGTCTTCAAGAGGGCCTGA
- a CDS encoding N-acetyltransferase family protein: MIIDDGILFRQAGEKDAGTLVKLYDQAARWMRKQGIDQWKPGDKDTAHFRAVMRDGEVWLAEDADGRVVGAYELWWSDEDAWGVQPPVAGYVHRLMVEREAAPPGTGLRILDHAERRIARTGRERARLDCVSSNPRLLAYYQGAGYRVVGEFPSKQGKDGRVYGVVLLELRLDV; the protein is encoded by the coding sequence GTGATCATTGACGACGGGATCTTGTTCCGGCAGGCCGGGGAGAAGGACGCCGGCACGCTGGTGAAGCTGTACGACCAGGCGGCCCGGTGGATGCGCAAGCAGGGGATCGACCAGTGGAAGCCGGGCGACAAGGACACCGCGCACTTCCGCGCCGTGATGCGCGACGGCGAGGTGTGGCTCGCCGAGGACGCCGACGGCCGGGTCGTGGGCGCGTACGAGCTGTGGTGGTCCGACGAGGACGCCTGGGGGGTCCAGCCGCCGGTGGCGGGCTACGTGCACCGGCTGATGGTGGAGCGGGAGGCCGCTCCCCCGGGAACCGGACTGCGGATCCTCGATCACGCGGAGCGGCGGATCGCCCGGACCGGGCGGGAGCGGGCGCGCCTGGACTGCGTGTCCAGCAACCCGCGGCTGCTGGCGTACTACCAGGGCGCGGGCTACCGGGTCGTCGGTGAGTTCCCCTCGAAGCAGGGCAAGGACGGCCGGGTGTACGGGGTGGTCCTGCTGGAGCTCCGGCTCGACGTCTGA
- a CDS encoding TetR/AcrR family transcriptional regulator yields MTTGVRRRMGVEERRQQLIGVALELFSNRSPDDVSIDEIAAAAGISRPLVYHYFPGKLSLYEAALRRAADELADRFREPHEGPLGARLLRVMGRFFAFVDDHGPGFSALMRGGPAVGSSRTNAMIDEVRQAAYEQIVSHLGIVAPPARLELVVRSWVSLAESTALIWLDGRRIPRAELELQLVHDFAALAAVSAAYDAEMAGILVRILADEPADGPFGELVGRLAGLVPGPAAGG; encoded by the coding sequence ATGACAACCGGGGTGCGACGCAGAATGGGTGTCGAGGAGCGGCGGCAGCAGCTGATCGGGGTCGCCCTGGAGCTGTTCAGCAACCGGTCGCCCGACGATGTGTCGATCGACGAGATCGCGGCGGCCGCCGGGATATCGCGGCCGCTCGTCTACCACTACTTCCCCGGCAAGCTGAGCCTGTACGAGGCCGCGCTGCGGCGGGCCGCCGACGAGCTGGCCGATCGGTTCCGCGAGCCCCACGAGGGCCCGTTGGGGGCGCGGCTGCTGCGGGTGATGGGCCGGTTCTTCGCGTTCGTCGACGACCACGGGCCCGGCTTCTCGGCGCTGATGCGCGGCGGTCCCGCGGTCGGCAGCAGCCGGACCAACGCGATGATCGACGAGGTGCGGCAGGCGGCGTACGAGCAGATCGTCAGCCACCTCGGCATCGTGGCGCCGCCCGCGCGGCTGGAGCTCGTGGTGCGGTCCTGGGTGTCGCTCGCCGAGTCGACGGCGCTGATCTGGCTGGACGGCCGCCGGATCCCGCGGGCCGAGCTGGAGCTGCAGCTGGTGCACGACTTCGCGGCGCTGGCCGCCGTGAGCGCCGCGTACGACGCGGAGATGGCCGGCATCCTCGTACGGATCCTGGCCGACGAGCCGGCCGACGGGCCCTTCGGTGAGCTGGTGGGGCGGCTGGCCGGGCTGGTGCCGGGTCCTGCCGCGGGCGGGTGA
- a CDS encoding 2Fe-2S iron-sulfur cluster-binding protein has product MKRTLAVTALVGAAVLTRRALRARIGRSPLWPLPALEVPVSGHSPRRLLRARVTARREPADGVVLLTLESASATDPLPAWTPGAHVDLVLPSGLVRQYSLCGDPADAGRYTIAVRLVEDGRGGSREAHARLVEGVVLELRPPRDRFALLPAPSYAFVAGGIGITPILPMLRAATAAGADWTLLYGGRSRTSMPFLPELAAYGDRVTIAPQDETGLPDLGALARTAPGTLVYCCGPEPLMRAVTEAAADPSAVHLERFAPAAPGPARPFTVELRRSGATVEVAAGESALTAVRRALPATPYSCEQGFCGTCQHRVLEGEVEHRDELLTDAERADSMLLCVSRAAGGRLALDL; this is encoded by the coding sequence GTGAAGCGGACCCTCGCCGTGACGGCGCTCGTGGGTGCCGCCGTACTGACCCGGCGCGCGCTGCGCGCCCGGATAGGCCGTTCCCCGCTGTGGCCGCTCCCCGCGCTGGAGGTCCCGGTGTCGGGCCACTCCCCGCGCCGGCTGCTGCGGGCCCGCGTCACCGCCCGCCGCGAACCGGCCGACGGGGTGGTGCTGCTGACGCTGGAGTCGGCCTCGGCGACGGACCCGCTGCCGGCCTGGACCCCGGGCGCCCACGTCGACCTCGTCCTGCCCTCGGGGCTGGTGCGCCAGTACTCGCTGTGCGGGGACCCGGCCGACGCGGGGCGGTACACCATCGCGGTCCGGCTCGTCGAGGACGGCCGCGGGGGCTCGCGCGAGGCGCACGCCCGGCTGGTGGAGGGGGTGGTACTGGAACTGCGGCCCCCGCGCGACCGGTTCGCGCTGCTCCCCGCCCCGTCCTACGCGTTCGTCGCGGGCGGCATCGGGATCACCCCGATCCTGCCCATGCTCCGCGCCGCCACCGCGGCGGGCGCCGACTGGACCCTGCTGTACGGGGGGCGTTCGCGCACCTCGATGCCGTTCCTGCCCGAACTCGCCGCCTACGGGGACCGGGTCACGATCGCGCCGCAGGACGAGACGGGCCTGCCCGACCTCGGCGCGCTCGCCCGCACGGCGCCGGGCACCCTGGTCTACTGCTGCGGGCCCGAACCGCTGATGCGGGCCGTCACGGAGGCCGCCGCCGACCCCTCGGCGGTGCACCTGGAGCGGTTCGCCCCGGCGGCGCCCGGCCCGGCGCGGCCCTTCACCGTGGAACTGCGCCGCTCGGGCGCCACGGTCGAGGTCGCGGCCGGCGAATCCGCCCTGACGGCGGTGCGCCGGGCCCTGCCCGCCACCCCGTACTCCTGCGAGCAGGGTTTCTGCGGAACCTGCCAACACCGGGTCCTGGAGGGCGAGGTGGAGCACCGCGACGAACTCCTCACCGACGCGGAGCGCGCGGACTCGATGCTGCTGTGCGTTTCGCGGGCGGCGGGCGGGCGGCTGGCCCTGGACCTGTAG
- a CDS encoding metal-dependent hydrolase yields MSNRPLAPVPVTTEHTDLHARNVSFSWEDTPLHWLPGDPFAGHTINVLHLLLPAGERWFVHVYKQVLPYITDERLRADVIGFIGQEAMHATAHDDVLPHLRRLGLDPTPYTAQVDWLFEKLLGDRTLPPGRAREWWLMERVAMIAAIEHYTAFLGDWVLNAGELDRRGADPMMLDLLRWHGAEEVEHRSVAFDLFMHVDGNYRRRARTWATAFTALVFLWQRGARFFMENDPSPPAAKASLGQFLRAGRQGVLPSAGAMLKSIPTYLSRAYHPSQEGSTAQAVAYLAASPGANGGVRP; encoded by the coding sequence ATGTCTAATAGGCCGCTCGCTCCCGTCCCCGTGACGACGGAACACACGGACCTCCACGCGCGGAACGTGTCCTTCTCGTGGGAGGACACCCCGCTCCACTGGCTGCCCGGCGACCCCTTCGCCGGGCACACCATCAACGTGCTGCACCTGCTGCTGCCCGCCGGTGAACGCTGGTTCGTGCACGTCTACAAGCAGGTGCTCCCGTACATCACGGACGAGCGGCTGCGCGCGGACGTCATCGGCTTCATCGGGCAGGAGGCGATGCACGCCACCGCGCACGACGACGTCCTCCCCCACCTGAGGCGCCTCGGCCTGGACCCCACCCCGTACACCGCCCAGGTGGACTGGCTGTTCGAGAAGCTGCTCGGCGACCGGACCCTGCCGCCGGGCCGGGCCCGCGAGTGGTGGCTGATGGAACGGGTCGCGATGATCGCGGCCATCGAGCACTACACGGCGTTCCTGGGCGACTGGGTCCTCAACGCGGGGGAACTCGACCGCCGGGGCGCGGACCCGATGATGCTGGACCTGCTGCGCTGGCACGGCGCGGAGGAGGTCGAGCACCGTTCGGTGGCCTTCGACCTCTTCATGCACGTGGACGGCAACTACCGCCGCCGGGCCCGGACCTGGGCCACCGCCTTCACCGCCCTGGTCTTCCTCTGGCAGCGCGGCGCCCGCTTCTTCATGGAGAACGACCCCTCGCCGCCCGCCGCGAAGGCCTCCCTCGGCCAGTTCCTCCGGGCCGGCCGACAGGGGGTGCTGCCTTCCGCGGGGGCGATGCTGAAGTCGATCCCGACCTACCTCTCCCGCGCCTACCACCCCTCGCAGGAGGGCTCCACCGCGCAGGCCGTGGCCTACCTGGCCGCCTCTCCCGGCGCGAACGGCGGGGTGCGGCCGTGA